The following are from one region of the Microbacterium sp. cx-55 genome:
- the rsmI gene encoding 16S rRNA (cytidine(1402)-2'-O)-methyltransferase: protein MIILAATPIGNLGDVTRRLVTALETATVIAAEDTRTTQRLLAALGIDNRPQLIALHDHNEKQRAAELVRRAASEDVLLLSDAGMPTVSDPGYGVVAEAAAQGVTVTALPGPSAVLTALAVAGLPTDRFTFEGFPPRKSGDRRRILSSLAAEPRTMVFFEGPSRVADTLADMAAAFGGDRRAAVCRELTKLHEEVVRGPLDDLVAWAEPGTRGEIVLVVEGAAASALPFPDAVARVQELVSGGMRLKDAAGEVSAHTGHSSRELYQAALAAKS, encoded by the coding sequence GTGATCATCCTCGCGGCGACGCCCATCGGTAACCTCGGCGACGTCACCCGTCGTCTCGTCACCGCGCTCGAGACGGCCACCGTCATCGCGGCCGAAGACACCCGTACGACGCAGCGTCTGCTCGCCGCGCTCGGCATCGACAATCGGCCGCAGCTGATCGCGCTGCACGACCACAACGAGAAGCAGCGGGCCGCGGAACTCGTGCGGCGCGCCGCATCCGAAGACGTGCTGCTGCTGAGCGACGCCGGGATGCCGACCGTCAGCGATCCGGGCTACGGGGTCGTGGCGGAGGCCGCGGCGCAGGGGGTGACGGTCACCGCGCTCCCGGGGCCGTCCGCCGTGCTCACCGCGCTCGCGGTCGCGGGTCTGCCGACCGACCGTTTCACGTTCGAGGGGTTCCCGCCGCGGAAGTCCGGGGATCGCCGCCGGATACTGTCGTCGCTCGCCGCCGAGCCGCGCACGATGGTCTTCTTCGAGGGGCCGTCGCGGGTGGCCGACACCCTCGCCGACATGGCCGCCGCGTTCGGCGGCGACCGTCGCGCGGCCGTCTGCCGTGAGCTCACGAAACTGCACGAGGAGGTCGTCCGCGGCCCGCTCGACGACCTCGTGGCGTGGGCGGAGCCGGGCACCCGCGGAGAGATCGTGCTGGTCGTCGAGGGCGCCGCCGCATCCGCTCTGCCTTTCCCCGACGCCGTGGCCCGGGTGCAGGAACTCGTCTCGGGCGGCATGCGCCTGAAGGATGCGGCGGGCGAGGTCTCGGCGCATACCGGTCACTCGTCTCGCGAGCTGTACCAGGCGGCGCTCGCCGCAAAGAGCTGA
- a CDS encoding dolichyl-phosphate-mannose--protein mannosyltransferase, which translates to MTTSAPPLLPTRRPTVFDRWRDTVRASPVLSRRVDLWTPVALVLLAAITRFVNLGHPQSIVFDETYYVKDAWSQWLLGYTADWPDGADAAFAAAAPLEPLARGSYSVHPPLGKWLIGAGMWLFGPGDAFGWRFAAALFGTATVLLVFLVARTLTGSTAVAGLAGFLLAIDGLSIVLSRIALLDGFLAFFLLLAFWFVLLDRRTHLARLAARIGARDEPPQWGPVRWNRPWLLAAGLAAGAATGVKWSGLYVLAALGIYVVVTDALARRRLRVWQWPMDAVRQGAASFLLLVPVAAVVYLSTWTGWLLTSGGYDRQSVVDGAGDAWAWVPAPLQSLWAYHEAMYAFHVGLVTPHSYASPAWQWPLLVRPTSMYWQQTGDSVEAVSSIPNPLIWWAGIAAAIFMIVLFVRRRDASAALVLTGIAATYLPWLIYPDRTIFQFYTVAMMPFLVIAIALAAREIVGGPRAAAAVGAPPDAVAARRVIGQRLVWVFVIAVTLVSLFWYPVWTAMPVPYDFWRLHNWLPTWV; encoded by the coding sequence GTGACCACGAGCGCCCCGCCGTTGCTGCCGACGCGGCGCCCGACGGTATTCGACCGCTGGCGCGACACGGTGCGCGCGAGCCCCGTCCTCTCGCGTCGGGTGGACCTGTGGACCCCGGTCGCGCTCGTGCTGCTGGCCGCGATCACGCGATTCGTGAATCTCGGTCATCCGCAGTCGATCGTCTTCGACGAGACCTACTACGTGAAGGACGCCTGGTCGCAGTGGCTGCTCGGCTACACCGCCGACTGGCCGGACGGCGCCGATGCCGCGTTCGCCGCGGCCGCCCCGCTCGAGCCGCTCGCCCGCGGCAGCTATTCGGTGCATCCGCCTCTCGGCAAGTGGCTGATCGGGGCGGGGATGTGGCTGTTCGGCCCCGGCGACGCGTTCGGCTGGCGCTTCGCCGCGGCCCTGTTCGGCACGGCGACCGTCCTGCTGGTGTTCCTCGTCGCCCGCACCCTCACCGGATCGACCGCGGTCGCCGGGCTCGCCGGCTTCCTGCTCGCGATCGACGGGCTCTCGATCGTGCTCAGCCGGATCGCGCTGCTCGACGGCTTCCTCGCGTTCTTCCTCCTGCTCGCCTTCTGGTTCGTCCTCCTCGATCGCCGCACGCACCTCGCACGACTCGCCGCCCGGATAGGTGCACGCGACGAGCCACCGCAGTGGGGACCGGTGCGGTGGAACCGCCCCTGGCTGCTGGCCGCCGGCCTCGCGGCCGGTGCCGCCACCGGCGTCAAGTGGTCGGGGCTGTACGTCCTCGCCGCCCTCGGCATCTACGTCGTCGTGACCGACGCGCTCGCCCGTCGGCGGCTCCGTGTGTGGCAGTGGCCGATGGATGCCGTCCGCCAGGGCGCCGCATCCTTCCTGCTCCTGGTTCCCGTCGCCGCGGTCGTGTACCTCTCCACCTGGACGGGGTGGCTGCTCACCTCCGGAGGCTACGACCGGCAGAGCGTCGTCGACGGGGCCGGCGACGCGTGGGCGTGGGTGCCCGCGCCCCTTCAGAGCCTGTGGGCTTACCACGAGGCGATGTACGCGTTCCACGTGGGGCTCGTGACCCCGCACAGCTACGCGAGCCCCGCGTGGCAGTGGCCGCTGCTCGTGCGGCCGACCTCGATGTACTGGCAGCAAACCGGTGATTCGGTCGAGGCGGTCTCCAGCATCCCGAACCCGCTGATCTGGTGGGCGGGGATCGCCGCGGCGATCTTCATGATCGTGCTGTTCGTGCGGCGCCGCGATGCATCCGCCGCTCTCGTTCTGACCGGAATCGCCGCAACGTACCTGCCCTGGCTGATCTATCCGGACCGCACGATCTTCCAGTTCTACACGGTGGCGATGATGCCGTTCCTCGTGATCGCGATCGCGCTCGCGGCGCGTGAGATCGTCGGCGGTCCGAGGGCCGCGGCAGCGGTCGGAGCTCCTCCGGATGCCGTGGCCGCACGCCGCGTGATCGGCCAGCGACTCGTCTGGGTGTTCGTGATCGCGGTGACCCTGGTGTCGCTGTTCTGGTACCCCGTCTGGACGGCGATGCCGGTGCCCTACGACTTCTGGCGCCTGCACAACTGGCTGCCCACCTGGGTCTGA
- a CDS encoding three-helix bundle dimerization domain-containing protein → MTSIPFPLAGGTSDSPIVDGWLLTSYAGVVQRLATRFPHIRTVDIEAVLVREHEAFTGGRPVAIPIDVESGAEEILAAGADPGR, encoded by the coding sequence GTGACCTCGATCCCGTTCCCGCTCGCGGGAGGAACCTCCGACAGCCCCATCGTGGACGGGTGGCTCCTCACCTCGTATGCGGGGGTCGTGCAGCGCCTCGCCACGCGGTTCCCGCACATCCGCACGGTCGACATCGAGGCGGTGCTCGTGCGCGAGCACGAGGCGTTCACCGGCGGTCGTCCGGTCGCCATCCCGATCGATGTCGAGTCGGGCGCCGAAGAGATCCTCGCCGCGGGAGCCGACCCCGGCCGCTGA
- a CDS encoding MarR family winged helix-turn-helix transcriptional regulator produces MTMEATSIIGLMPDPSDPNSGYWYEASDEAQRRRAIDLLQAFRLYRAAEVAMRRRTRESMSMGENDLLVLRYLLKAKQRSEMVSPGELARYLAVSTASMTAIIDRLEKSGHVRRERHATDRRSIYVVPTVDTDDEVRATLGDMHQRMLGAVIDMSPADTLIVMDCLARLQSAVDQVDAQEPATR; encoded by the coding sequence ATGACGATGGAAGCCACGTCTATCATCGGACTCATGCCGGACCCGAGCGATCCGAACAGCGGATATTGGTACGAAGCCAGCGATGAAGCGCAGCGCCGTCGCGCCATCGATCTGCTGCAGGCCTTCCGTCTCTACCGTGCCGCGGAGGTCGCCATGCGCCGCCGCACCCGCGAGTCGATGTCGATGGGCGAGAACGACCTGCTCGTGCTCCGCTACCTCCTGAAAGCCAAGCAGCGCAGCGAGATGGTCTCTCCCGGTGAACTCGCTCGTTACCTCGCGGTGTCGACCGCGTCGATGACCGCGATCATCGACCGACTCGAGAAGTCGGGTCACGTGCGCCGCGAACGGCACGCGACCGACCGCCGGAGCATCTACGTCGTGCCCACGGTCGACACCGACGATGAAGTGCGCGCCACCCTCGGCGACATGCACCAGCGGATGCTGGGCGCCGTCATCGACATGTCGCCGGCCGACACCCTCATCGTCATGGACTGCCTCGCGCGCCTGCAGTCCGCGGTCGATCAGGTCGACGCGCAGGAGCCGGCGACCCGCTGA
- a CDS encoding thioredoxin domain-containing protein, translating into MSRLSASASPYLRSHAGQPVAWYPWGEEAFAEARRRDVPVLVSIGYSTCHWCHVMAAESFSDADTAALMNRDLVAIKVDREEHPEVDAVMMAAASAFTPNLGWPLSVFTTPAGRPFFAGTYWPKEARAGHPAFRDVVAAVSEAWTERRDAVGETAEALQRALVAAAAEVQSSSALPSGADLAALVDEIAAREDRIFGGFAASDAPIETPKFPTIPVLRFLQQRGLRSERPDAAALAARTFDAMADSPLRDSVDGGFFRYATRRDWTVPHYERMLTDNAGLIEVALDAGRGDIAEGVAGFLLDTLQVASGGFGAAQDSESVIDERRTEGGFYLAGAAERVSLAAPAVDGKVVTAWNGSAIAALARTGARRDAPALIAAARQAVDAVQEANVDADGFLRRASLDEIRSPASATLEDYGAYAGGLLRLAMVTGELAYAREARRLVDLCIVEGALRTPGGRDPVLAGLAAPPVDDADIDRPGGASAVADAALTLWELGVGEEYRGIAERIVRDGIARAVAEPFAHGSLLGVAARLTTAPRQIVVVVAEAAGDPLARAAFAADADTVVRVDVAGAAAWAEAGFSLLADRTAVGGRSTAYDCRGFVCLLPVHVPADLAVETEPKAR; encoded by the coding sequence ATGTCTCGGCTCTCCGCATCCGCCAGCCCGTACCTGCGCAGTCACGCCGGACAGCCCGTCGCCTGGTATCCGTGGGGCGAAGAAGCCTTCGCAGAGGCGCGGCGACGCGATGTGCCGGTGCTCGTCTCGATCGGCTACTCGACCTGTCACTGGTGCCACGTGATGGCCGCGGAGTCGTTCTCGGATGCCGATACCGCGGCCCTGATGAACCGCGATCTGGTCGCGATCAAGGTCGATCGGGAGGAACATCCGGAGGTGGATGCGGTGATGATGGCGGCAGCATCCGCGTTCACTCCGAACCTGGGCTGGCCGCTGTCGGTGTTCACGACGCCGGCGGGGCGCCCGTTCTTCGCCGGCACCTACTGGCCGAAGGAGGCGCGGGCCGGGCACCCGGCGTTCCGCGACGTCGTCGCCGCGGTGTCGGAGGCGTGGACGGAACGGCGCGATGCGGTCGGGGAGACCGCGGAGGCTCTGCAGCGTGCGCTCGTCGCCGCGGCCGCCGAGGTGCAGTCCTCGTCGGCGCTCCCCTCCGGGGCGGATCTCGCCGCCCTCGTCGACGAGATCGCGGCGCGCGAGGATCGCATCTTCGGCGGTTTCGCCGCATCCGACGCCCCGATCGAGACCCCGAAGTTCCCGACCATTCCGGTGCTGCGTTTTCTGCAGCAGCGGGGTCTGCGATCTGAGCGACCGGATGCGGCGGCGCTCGCCGCCCGGACGTTCGACGCGATGGCCGACTCACCGCTGCGCGACTCGGTCGACGGCGGGTTCTTCCGCTACGCCACCCGTCGGGACTGGACCGTGCCCCATTACGAGCGGATGCTGACCGACAACGCGGGACTCATTGAGGTCGCCCTCGACGCGGGCCGGGGTGACATCGCGGAGGGTGTCGCGGGGTTCCTCCTCGACACGCTGCAGGTCGCGTCGGGCGGGTTCGGCGCCGCTCAGGACTCGGAGTCCGTCATCGACGAGCGCCGGACGGAGGGCGGGTTCTACCTGGCCGGCGCCGCGGAGCGCGTGTCCCTGGCTGCGCCCGCCGTGGACGGCAAGGTCGTCACGGCCTGGAACGGCTCCGCGATCGCCGCCCTCGCGAGGACGGGCGCTCGCCGGGATGCTCCGGCGTTGATCGCCGCCGCGCGGCAGGCGGTCGACGCCGTGCAGGAGGCCAACGTCGACGCCGACGGCTTCCTGCGCCGGGCATCGCTGGATGAGATCCGCTCGCCCGCATCCGCGACGCTCGAGGACTACGGCGCATACGCCGGGGGTCTGCTCCGGCTGGCGATGGTGACGGGCGAGCTGGCGTATGCGCGCGAGGCCCGCCGGTTGGTTGACCTCTGCATCGTCGAGGGCGCGCTCCGGACCCCCGGCGGCCGAGATCCGGTGCTCGCCGGGCTCGCGGCGCCGCCCGTCGATGACGCTGACATCGATCGCCCCGGCGGTGCGTCGGCGGTGGCGGATGCGGCGCTGACCCTCTGGGAGCTCGGAGTCGGTGAGGAGTACCGCGGGATCGCGGAGCGCATCGTGCGAGACGGGATCGCCCGGGCCGTCGCCGAGCCGTTCGCGCACGGTTCGCTGCTGGGCGTGGCAGCGCGACTGACCACGGCTCCGCGACAGATCGTCGTGGTCGTCGCCGAGGCTGCGGGTGATCCGCTGGCGCGGGCGGCGTTCGCCGCCGACGCCGACACCGTGGTGCGGGTCGATGTCGCGGGGGCGGCGGCGTGGGCGGAGGCGGGGTTCTCGCTGCTGGCGGACCGGACCGCGGTGGGCGGGCGGAGCACCGCCTACGACTGCCGCGGCTTCGTGTGTCTGCTTCCGGTTCACGTCCCGGCGGATCTGGCAGTGGAGACGGAGCCGAAAGCTCGCTAA
- a CDS encoding serine/threonine-protein kinase: MAQRLPAAPPVLPGFTYVRPLGTGGFADVFLFEQDMPRRPVAVKVLLEDLVDDGLLRMFNAEADVMARLSAHPSILTIYQASISSDGRPYLVMEYCPSSLGSRYRREVIPVAEVLQAGIKIASALETAHRSGLLHRDIKPSNLLITAFGAPVLADFGIATAVGGRGEEEVFAMSVPWSAPEIIDERVAGSVPAEVWSVGATVYSLLAGRSPFERAGSGQNSRDQLKTRIRRAAYTPIGRSDVPASLEAVLSRSMQRDPAARQPSAAQFAYELQLVQHELGLPHTPMEVAVDEWASAGAAVDFADDRARGPVRPSVQYESRRPERVRGAGAHRPDEGTVLAGAEPRGRRLSGGLIAAIAVGAVLIVAAAVVVTAIVVGGR; the protein is encoded by the coding sequence GTGGCGCAAAGACTGCCCGCTGCGCCTCCGGTTCTGCCCGGGTTCACGTACGTGCGCCCGCTCGGGACCGGCGGCTTCGCCGACGTCTTCCTGTTCGAGCAGGACATGCCCCGGCGACCCGTCGCGGTCAAGGTGCTTCTCGAGGACCTCGTCGACGACGGTCTGCTCCGGATGTTCAACGCCGAAGCCGATGTGATGGCCCGGTTGAGCGCGCACCCCTCGATCTTGACGATCTACCAGGCCAGCATCTCCTCCGACGGTCGCCCGTACCTCGTGATGGAGTACTGCCCGAGCTCGCTGGGCTCGCGGTACCGGCGCGAGGTCATTCCGGTCGCGGAGGTGCTCCAGGCGGGCATCAAGATCGCGTCGGCACTCGAGACCGCGCACCGTTCGGGGCTGTTGCACCGCGACATCAAGCCGTCGAACCTGCTGATCACCGCGTTCGGAGCGCCGGTGCTCGCCGACTTCGGCATCGCGACGGCCGTCGGTGGCCGCGGCGAAGAAGAAGTGTTCGCGATGTCGGTGCCGTGGAGCGCGCCCGAGATCATCGACGAGCGCGTCGCCGGTTCGGTGCCGGCCGAGGTGTGGAGCGTGGGGGCGACCGTGTACTCGCTGCTCGCGGGTCGGAGCCCCTTCGAACGCGCCGGCTCCGGGCAGAACTCCCGCGACCAGCTGAAGACCCGCATCCGGCGTGCCGCGTACACGCCGATCGGGCGCTCCGACGTGCCGGCCAGCCTGGAGGCCGTGCTGAGCCGGTCGATGCAGCGCGACCCCGCCGCACGCCAGCCGTCCGCCGCGCAGTTCGCGTACGAACTGCAGCTCGTCCAGCACGAGCTCGGACTCCCGCACACGCCGATGGAGGTCGCGGTCGACGAGTGGGCATCGGCCGGCGCCGCGGTCGACTTCGCCGACGACCGCGCCCGCGGTCCCGTGCGACCGAGCGTGCAGTACGAGTCCCGTCGCCCCGAGCGCGTCCGCGGCGCCGGCGCGCACCGCCCCGACGAGGGCACCGTGCTCGCGGGCGCCGAACCCCGCGGACGGCGTCTCTCCGGCGGACTCATTGCCGCGATTGCGGTCGGCGCGGTCCTGATCGTGGCCGCCGCGGTCGTCGTCACCGCCATCGTCGTGGGAGGTCGCTGA